In Fibrobacter sp. UWEL, one genomic interval encodes:
- a CDS encoding sigma-54-dependent Fis family transcriptional regulator: MNILIADQDQKFLSDIQRSWSVADSELLCCREERDLLTLVKKASLDLAFIEVPFLMQENMDMVSFLKEHHPGIEIFVLCDDRNWQGAASAITRGANSFLKKPISISQLESTAQKIQAQLHNKSNNQLMESQVLDSLLGNTPEMRKILKTVYKIAPTNSTVLITGESGSGKEFLANVVHRYSKRASEPFVAVNCGAIPENLVESELFGSKKGAYTGSTGDKKGLFESANGGTLFLDEVGELSPATQVKLLRFLQSHEIRRVGETDPRYLDVRIIAATNRNLQDRMVNGFFREDLYYRLNTFHLQLPPLRERKAALPNLIKYFILKNKDSQGKEIVDVEPAALYALTKYPYPGNIRELENILEHAIVLSENGIIRLEDLPENVQQEAKEKTMAICHNPGAKDDVTGSAASTDVMDSKDFVEPCVIEFSKPAPAVGAPIAPTPVATPVDEDILSLEEMERRHILHALSLCKNNKTEVCKKLGISRATLWRKLKELKIEMEGED; encoded by the coding sequence CAGCGACATCCAGCGCTCTTGGTCTGTCGCAGACTCAGAGCTGTTGTGCTGTCGAGAAGAACGCGATCTCCTAACGCTTGTTAAAAAGGCCTCCCTGGACCTCGCCTTTATCGAGGTTCCTTTCCTCATGCAGGAAAACATGGACATGGTGAGCTTTTTAAAGGAGCATCATCCGGGAATCGAGATCTTTGTTCTTTGCGATGACCGTAACTGGCAGGGAGCGGCAAGCGCCATCACTCGTGGTGCAAACAGTTTCCTGAAGAAGCCCATTTCCATCTCCCAGCTGGAAAGCACCGCCCAGAAAATCCAGGCGCAGCTCCACAACAAGTCCAACAACCAGCTTATGGAATCCCAGGTGCTGGACAGCCTGTTGGGCAACACTCCGGAGATGAGAAAGATTTTAAAGACCGTCTACAAGATCGCTCCCACCAACAGTACCGTTCTCATTACCGGCGAATCTGGTTCCGGTAAGGAATTCCTGGCCAACGTGGTACACCGTTACAGCAAGCGCGCAAGCGAACCCTTTGTGGCGGTGAACTGTGGCGCCATTCCCGAAAACCTGGTGGAAAGCGAACTGTTCGGTAGCAAGAAGGGCGCTTACACTGGCTCTACCGGCGACAAGAAAGGCTTGTTCGAATCTGCCAACGGCGGAACCCTGTTCCTGGACGAAGTGGGCGAACTCTCCCCCGCTACCCAGGTGAAGTTACTCCGCTTTTTGCAAAGTCACGAAATTCGTAGAGTTGGCGAAACGGATCCCCGTTACTTGGATGTACGTATTATTGCGGCCACCAATCGTAACCTTCAGGACCGCATGGTCAACGGATTTTTCCGTGAAGACCTTTACTACCGCTTGAACACATTCCACCTGCAGTTGCCCCCCCTTCGCGAACGCAAGGCAGCGCTCCCCAACCTGATCAAGTACTTCATCCTGAAGAACAAGGACAGTCAAGGCAAGGAAATTGTGGATGTGGAACCGGCCGCACTTTACGCGCTGACCAAGTATCCTTATCCAGGCAACATCCGTGAACTGGAAAACATCCTGGAACACGCCATCGTTCTTTCCGAAAACGGAATCATCCGCCTGGAAGACTTGCCGGAAAACGTCCAGCAGGAAGCCAAGGAAAAGACCATGGCCATCTGCCACAATCCTGGCGCAAAGGACGACGTCACTGGTTCTGCCGCAAGCACGGACGTTATGGATTCTAAAGACTTTGTGGAGCCCTGCGTCATTGAATTTTCAAAGCCCGCTCCCGCAGTAGGAGCACCCATCGCGCCCACCCCAGTGGCCACCCCTGTAGACGAAGACATCCTCTCCCTGGAGGAAATGGAACGTCGCCATATTCTGCACGCCCTGAGCCTCTGCAAGAATAACAAGACGGAAGTCTGCAAGAAGCTGGGCATCAGCCGCGCCACCCTCTGGCGTAAGCTGAAAGAACTTAAGATCGAAATGGAAGGGGAAGATTAA